TCCCCATACCGCCGCGCGGGGATGGTCTTGCGGGATTCGAGCCGGATCTCCTCAAGGGTGGTGCCGCGGCGTTTGGCGGCGGCCTGGTCCAGTTCGGTGACCCGGTCGGTGGCGATCCTGCCCGGCAGGAGCAGGTTGACGGTGACCCCGTCCAGCGCCACTTCGGCAGCCAGCGTCTTGAGGTACGCGGCCAGCGCGGCGCGGCCGGTGTTGGAGATGGCCAGGTTGGGCAGGGGTGCCGCCACGCCGCTGGAGCCGACGGCCAGGATCCTCCCCCACCGCCGCTCCCGCATGCCGGGAAGGGTCAGGGACACCAGCGCCTGGTGCGGCCTGACCAAGGTTTCGAACGCCGCGGCAATGTCCTCGGACCCGAGCGTGGCGGCCGCGCCGGGCTTGGGTCCTGGCCCGTTGAGGACCAGGATGTCAATGGGCCCCAGGCCGGTTTCGGTCTGCGCTACGGCCGCCTCCACTCCCCCGGGCGCGGTGAGGTCGGCTTCGACGGCGATGGCCCTGAAGCCTTGCAGATCCCCGGAATCGGCCTGCAGCTCCGCCACGATCTCCTGTGCTCGTTCCCGGCGCCTGCCCACGATGGCAACTTTGGCTCCCTCGGCGGCGAGAGCCCGCGCCACTGCGAGCCCCAGTCCCCCGGTGGAGGCCGCCACCAGGGCTGTCCGTCCTGCGATACCCAAATCCATCAGAGGCTCCCGGCCGAAACGGGGGTACGGGTCAGTTTCAATGCCGTGGCAGCTTCGCGGAGGTGTGCGGACATGGCGTGCCGCAGGTTTTCCGGGAATGCGGCCGCAGGGGCACGGACGCCGGAGTCCTTGATCCAGCCCCGTTCCCGCAGGCATTCCTTGCGGATGGCCAGTGCCACCTTGGCCTGCTGTTCGAAGTTGATGAGCGGCAGGTAGGGCACCAGCTGGGCTGCGG
This window of the Pseudarthrobacter defluvii genome carries:
- a CDS encoding SDR family oxidoreductase, translated to MDLGIAGRTALVAASTGGLGLAVARALAAEGAKVAIVGRRRERAQEIVAELQADSGDLQGFRAIAVEADLTAPGGVEAAVAQTETGLGPIDILVLNGPGPKPGAAATLGSEDIAAAFETLVRPHQALVSLTLPGMRERRWGRILAVGSSGVAAPLPNLAISNTGRAALAAYLKTLAAEVALDGVTVNLLLPGRIATDRVTELDQAAAKRRGTTLEEIRLESRKTIPARRYGEPAEFGAAAAFLCSAPASYITGVALRCDGGLIRSL